The DNA window ACTGGGAAGAGTTAGGGGACCCGGGGCGGAGATACTAGACCTCACTTCCTGCTTGTCATTGTCGCAGTCACTGGAGTCCAAGTCGTTGTGCATGTTGGGCTTGCTGAAGGACACTCTGCCCGGAAGATCTGGCTTGGCAGTGCGCTGGAGAAGAGCCCCATTGCTGAGCCCCTGGGCTGCGGAGTAGGAGGAGTAGGATTTGCCCTTTTCACCAGCTGACATGGTGACCAGGAACTGCTCCCCCTCCTCGCTGCTGTCGGGGGTGCGCTTCTGCAGCGAGTAGTCCGACTCGGAGGAGTTGCAGGTGCTGCGGCAGAGCCAGCTGCGCTTGATGGGTTCTTCCAGCAAGGACTTGAGCAGATCGTTGGAGGACACCTGCCGCTAAAAGAGGATGTTATAACAGCGAAAGCCTTGGGGTGCGGCTTGCCACTTACCTTGCTGCTGCTTCTCAGCTCCTTGTCGCTGAAAAAGGTGCTCAGCCGACGACCGAACTTGGGGTCCGCGGACTGAGGTCTGCCCAGGAAGGGCGAGGAGCGACTGCGCTGCTGGAGGAAGTTGGCCGAGCGAGGCCGGAAATGGGGACACGGACTGTGGAGGGTCGTCAGCGAACGACTGGTGTACTTGGGCTTCGTTTTCTGTCGTGTGGCGAGGTTTATCTGCGACCCAAATACCAGATAATCCACGGGGGTTGCGATATAAAGCTGAGGAACCTACCTGCGAGCCCTTAAGACATAAATCCATAATAGCTTTAGGTTAGGCACTCATCTAGATAGTTTTTGGAAGCGACTGCCCTGCCATAGCCTACTGGTTTTCGAACCGGACTAACTGCAGTTTGTTTTGGCCAACGCGGAAAACCGCCACCACATTCGTATCGATTAAACGCATGTGCCGGGCTAGCCATGAGGGTCAGGAGCAGGCCAGATGTTGGTCAGCAATGCAACCCCCGAAAGGCAGGCGGGTTGACATGGTTACCCGACCACCTGACCCACCCCCGATCGCCAGGACAGGTGGCGCGTCTTCCTCCGCAGCATATGATTCACTCCACACCCACTCcattcaattattattttattattattcgtGTCCCGCAATCGATCACAGACTGCGGCAAACCAGCGGAATCGAAGTAATTAATCACTGAGGGCAACTGATTGCGAGTGGAGCATATCGAAGCGAAGGTCACAGCACGGGGTTCAATGCTAGACACCGGCAAACACTTTCGGTTTTCATTCAAGAGCACCACTCACTCCCCGAACTCGTGGTCGCAGCCCTCTTCGCGGTGGTATCTCTCCCCCGCCTTATCTAGAACCCCCCCGACTAAttgtaaacatattttaaatacctgAAAGGAACGCAGCCTAATTCCCCATGAATCAAGCGCAGATATCTCGATGGCAGACCCCAATACGCCATTTAAGACCCTTCGAGTTCTAAGACAACATTCGTACCCATAGTTCGCCTCTGaccaaacaaaaacagtgCTATCTTTGTGGAGCAAGTCAGAGTACTCCAGATGGAAGTAAGTAAAAACACCTCTCAAGTGCCATTCTATAACCCATAGGACACACAGCAGTGCAAAGTCGCATtctcaataataataatttatttaaataaagcaaATGGTGTCTATTGCAATAAACGTAGTTTGGTTTAGCAAGTCCCAAGAGCGCGCTCCGGGGACCGGGCCTCCATGGGTGGCTCTACGGGATGGGTGCTCTCCTCTCCACTTCACTCTCTCGATACTGACTGATGCGCGaagcataaaattaaatttggcaACATTTCTCGTAATCAACTTAGCAGCTAACacaaaatacaatacaatatagTTGACGGTTCCTTGtttaacaaacaaattgcaCTACTCCTGATCCTAGAGGCGGTGATCTCCTAGTCCGCCCTCAGAACGGGCGTCACCTGGACCTCGTTCTGGTCGTCGCTCTTGATGTCGAACTTCAGCTTGGCCAGCTCCTTGAGCTCTCCTCCCTCGGAGCCGGCGGCGGGCACCTCGGTGACCACCTTCACGGTGTCGGGATAGTGGTTCTCACCGCCGCCCAGCTCCTGGGAGAAGCTGACCACGGTCTTGGGCTCGTAGTTCACTCCCAAGGCGCCGCTGGGATCGGGAGTGGGTATGCTGGGGCCATCGCTGCTCTGGCCATTGGTGTGCGAAATGGTGAtggcctgctcctcctccttgtGGCCATTGGTGGCTGGAGCTGCCTCCTCCTGGTGGCCATTGGTGGCTGGGGCAGTCACCTCCTCCTTCTGGCCATTGGTGGCTGCGACAGACACCTCCTCCTTCTCGCCATTGGTGGCAGGAGCCACGTCCTCCTTCTGGCCATTTTCCACAGGAGCAGCAGGCTCCACCACCTCCACCTTTGCTTCCACTGGAGCGGGGGCAGGAGTgggctcctcctccacctTCCTTTCAGCTGCCACTGGCACGGGCTCTGGTTGAGCCACCACCTctggctcctcctcctcgccaGCCACCGCCTGGTTGACCTGCTCAATAGCCTGGGCCACCTCCTCGGGTGCCACCTCCGAGCTCTGCGCCTGGCCATTGGTGACAGGCTCCTCCGTGTGACCGTTGCTGACGATGGGTTCCGGCTCCGAGATCGGAGCAGAGGTGACCACGGCGGCCACCTTGGGCTTGACCTCCTCGTCCTCCACCTTCTCGGCCACGGGGGCGGGAATCTCGAGGGCGGGTACAATGGCCGGACTGG is part of the Drosophila biarmipes strain raj3 chromosome 2R, RU_DBia_V1.1, whole genome shotgun sequence genome and encodes:
- the LOC108036600 gene encoding E3 ubiquitin-protein ligase RNF12-B; translated protein: MAETVNNKPSIQIRSGLPSPLPDKSPSPAAKLLISHGKPNFTIARSPKIDENGNGNGNPLAAQPTANNNYNAYKSATSTAVNPQKFIVGTKFNGVFKPSNAAATWATNGNGSSEAENEAAKVVLRRPKLADSPPPAEGEDENVPEFIRRQRRIQERLAKENVLDFESRRSGYFTHVMISPDSPNRTSFVETMASPAIVPALEIPAPVAEKVEDEEVKPKVAAVVTSAPISEPEPIVSNGHTEEPVTNGQAQSSEVAPEEVAQAIEQVNQAVAGEEEEPEVVAQPEPVPVAAERKVEEEPTPAPAPVEAKVEVVEPAAPVENGQKEDVAPATNGEKEEVSVAATNGQKEEVTAPATNGHQEEAAPATNGHKEEEQAITISHTNGQSSDGPSIPTPDPSGALGVNYEPKTVVSFSQELGGGENHYPDTVKVVTEVPAAGSEGGELKELAKLKFDIKSDDQNEVQVTPVLRAD